Proteins co-encoded in one Dyadobacter sp. CECT 9275 genomic window:
- a CDS encoding RagB/SusD family nutrient uptake outer membrane protein translates to MKRIIQISLTLIVLLLTQSSCDKDWLKPEPLSFFSPENVFVDKAGFESLLITMRKDLKNENTGTMPNLTMEFAASDLASPWSQLDFNNLTPNTDQYYRFLAMFTVIYSSIKNANVLISRIDNIKWTSEQEKNVILAEAYWHRAYWYYRLVNSYGDVPFIKDEIQGAKLDFKTHSRWTILSKIQSDMEFAVEWLPVTAKSGVITKGAGNHLLTKIYLANTEYDKAIEAANRVINGPYALMTQRFGIDAAKTYRNLIWDLHRSKNFSLATNTETILASIDRYEAPPGARSAGLYTMRLYNCQWFQPQVLDSQGKPGMVASGPMYDSLGRGNANIRLTGYYQYDIWSYKGDTWRTTPDLRRSDINWVDIHELKYNNPTSIDYGKPLKISNLAAQVDTFKHVYAMPHYIMYNPQDDPKAQPMGGNGDWYIFRLAETYLLRAEAYYWKNQLALAAADINKIRERAKALPISAGEVTIDFIMNERARELFAEEPRHSELVRVSYIMAKSNLGGYSLSNFSQKNFFFDRVSKYNNTYEKKIQLLGNTANMSAFHVLWPIPSLVITANTQGIINQNVGYDGADKNVAPLTTIE, encoded by the coding sequence ATGAAACGTATCATACAGATATCCCTGACATTAATTGTGCTGTTACTGACGCAGTCGTCCTGTGACAAAGACTGGCTGAAACCTGAGCCGCTTTCTTTTTTCAGTCCCGAAAACGTATTCGTCGATAAAGCCGGTTTTGAATCTCTGCTGATTACGATGCGCAAGGATCTCAAAAATGAGAATACCGGAACCATGCCGAACCTGACTATGGAATTTGCCGCGTCGGATCTGGCGTCTCCATGGTCGCAGCTGGATTTTAATAACCTCACCCCCAATACCGATCAGTACTATCGTTTTCTGGCGATGTTTACCGTTATTTATTCTTCTATCAAAAATGCCAATGTGCTGATATCCAGAATAGATAACATTAAGTGGACGTCGGAGCAGGAGAAGAACGTCATTCTGGCGGAGGCGTACTGGCACCGGGCTTACTGGTACTATCGCCTGGTGAACTCTTATGGGGATGTTCCTTTTATCAAGGATGAAATTCAAGGGGCAAAACTTGACTTCAAAACCCACAGCAGATGGACTATCCTGAGCAAAATCCAGTCGGATATGGAATTTGCTGTTGAATGGCTCCCGGTCACGGCGAAGTCGGGCGTGATCACAAAAGGTGCCGGCAACCATCTACTGACCAAAATATACCTGGCCAACACCGAATACGACAAAGCCATTGAGGCCGCTAACCGCGTCATTAACGGGCCGTACGCGCTCATGACCCAGCGGTTCGGGATAGACGCCGCCAAGACTTACCGCAATTTAATCTGGGATTTGCACCGCTCTAAAAATTTCAGCCTGGCTACCAACACGGAGACGATCCTTGCTTCTATTGACCGCTACGAAGCGCCTCCGGGAGCAAGGTCCGCAGGACTTTATACCATGCGGCTATACAATTGCCAGTGGTTCCAGCCACAGGTACTCGACAGCCAGGGAAAACCAGGGATGGTTGCGAGCGGCCCGATGTACGACTCGCTCGGGAGAGGCAATGCCAATATCCGGTTAACAGGGTATTATCAGTACGACATCTGGTCCTATAAGGGTGATACCTGGCGGACTACTCCTGATCTGCGGAGAAGTGATATCAACTGGGTGGATATACATGAATTAAAATACAACAACCCGACTTCAATTGATTATGGCAAACCGCTGAAAATCTCTAATCTGGCTGCTCAGGTAGATACTTTCAAGCATGTATACGCTATGCCGCACTACATCATGTACAATCCGCAAGACGACCCCAAAGCACAGCCTATGGGAGGTAACGGGGATTGGTATATCTTCCGTCTGGCCGAAACTTACCTGCTCCGGGCAGAAGCCTATTACTGGAAAAACCAGCTTGCTCTGGCGGCCGCTGATATCAACAAAATAAGAGAACGTGCCAAAGCACTACCCATTTCCGCCGGTGAGGTTACGATAGACTTCATCATGAACGAGCGTGCCCGTGAATTGTTTGCCGAAGAACCCCGACACTCCGAACTGGTGAGGGTATCCTATATCATGGCTAAATCTAATCTGGGGGGGTATAGTTTAAGCAATTTCAGCCAAAAGAATTTCTTCTTCGACAGGGTATCCAAATACAATAATACTTACGAGAAGAAGATCCAGCTCCTGGGCAATACCGCAAACATGTCGGCTTTCCATGTATTGTGGCCGATCCCTTCTCTGGTGATCACCGCGAATACCCAGGGTATCATTAATCAGAACGTTGGTTACGATGGAGCAGATAAAAATGTTGCGCCACTGACGACGATTGAGTAA
- a CDS encoding transglutaminase family protein — MLRPRRQDGQSVIREGFEIDPPVPFSEYTDIYGNPCQRAVLPVGQVTITTEVQAQVNPTKPIPVPVPGYVMIGDLPDEVMHYILPSRYCQSDLPEINKLAMEIAGNFKPGYDQVEEIRKWIHQNVTYQYGVTDSTTTALDIARNRIGVCRDFTHLAIALCRNLCIPARMTVGYLDKLQEMDLHAWFEVYIGNDWYTFDAVQQQTEGYRIEIAHGRDAADVAMITQFGNATLQSLHVEVQLLEPETEEN; from the coding sequence ATGCTGAGGCCACGCCGCCAGGATGGCCAATCCGTCATCCGGGAAGGCTTTGAAATTGATCCTCCGGTCCCCTTTTCTGAATATACAGACATCTATGGTAACCCCTGCCAGCGGGCCGTGTTGCCCGTTGGGCAGGTAACCATTACCACCGAGGTACAAGCCCAGGTAAATCCTACCAAACCCATACCCGTACCCGTTCCGGGATATGTAATGATCGGCGACTTACCCGACGAAGTAATGCACTACATATTGCCAAGCCGTTACTGCCAGTCGGATCTGCCTGAGATAAATAAGCTCGCCATGGAGATAGCGGGCAATTTTAAACCCGGTTATGACCAGGTGGAAGAAATTCGTAAATGGATCCACCAGAACGTGACCTACCAGTACGGCGTAACGGACTCCACCACCACCGCACTCGATATCGCCCGCAACCGGATAGGCGTTTGCCGGGACTTCACACACCTTGCCATTGCCCTTTGCCGGAATCTTTGTATCCCAGCCCGAATGACGGTAGGTTATCTGGACAAACTTCAGGAGATGGACCTCCACGCCTGGTTTGAAGTTTATATCGGCAATGACTGGTATACCTTTGACGCAGTACAACAGCAGACAGAAGGTTACCGGATTGAGATAGCACATGGCCGGGACGCCGCCGACGTGGCAATGATTACTCAATTTGGGAATGCTACATTACAGTCTTTGCATGTGGAAGTGCAGCTGCTGGAACCAGAAACGGAAGAAAACTAA
- a CDS encoding AI-2E family transporter codes for MNNLPSTVKRSIELLGIVLLVSILVVGNDIIMPLIMAFFISIVLLPVNRFLKNHKVPEAVSIVLPILMLVIILAGIVWFFSAQVKSLVSDFPRIKSNVNIHLQSLSKWISGISHYSTTEQVDFINKNTQDMVSFAGKTASGAAVTLSSLFVFVGLLPIYIYLMLFYKDILLRFIFMWFDTQHHPKVKEAIYETETIIKSYLVGLLIQVTYMTVLVGGTLMVIGIKHALLIGVIFAFLNLIPYIGALIGNIIGVLITLTSSTELWPVVTVLGVIAGVQFLDNNILMPRIVGSKVKINALFAILGVVIGGKIAGVSGMFLSMPVIAVLKVIFDRTDIFKQWGVLLGDERPTRSPMMFPAFRKRSAVDTKPGVEK; via the coding sequence ATGAACAACTTGCCTTCAACCGTAAAACGGTCCATCGAATTACTGGGGATTGTACTGCTCGTCTCCATCCTGGTCGTTGGAAATGACATCATTATGCCACTGATTATGGCTTTTTTTATCAGTATCGTTTTACTTCCGGTGAACCGTTTCCTGAAAAACCACAAAGTTCCGGAAGCAGTGTCCATAGTACTTCCTATTTTGATGCTTGTAATCATTCTGGCAGGTATTGTATGGTTTTTTTCTGCCCAGGTCAAATCGTTGGTATCTGATTTCCCCAGAATCAAAAGTAATGTAAACATCCACCTTCAGTCACTCAGTAAATGGATATCGGGTATCAGCCATTATTCCACAACGGAGCAAGTCGATTTTATTAATAAAAACACGCAGGACATGGTGAGTTTTGCAGGAAAAACGGCCAGCGGAGCGGCAGTTACACTCAGCTCTTTGTTTGTTTTTGTAGGCTTGCTGCCCATTTATATCTACCTGATGCTGTTTTACAAAGATATCCTTCTAAGGTTTATCTTCATGTGGTTCGACACACAGCATCATCCCAAGGTAAAGGAAGCCATATATGAAACAGAAACAATTATTAAAAGTTACCTGGTGGGTCTGCTGATTCAAGTCACGTATATGACTGTACTGGTGGGTGGAACACTTATGGTGATAGGAATCAAACATGCCTTGCTGATCGGCGTAATATTTGCCTTTCTTAACCTGATTCCCTACATCGGTGCGCTGATCGGTAACATCATCGGCGTGCTGATAACACTTACGTCATCAACCGAACTCTGGCCGGTAGTCACCGTCCTGGGCGTAATTGCCGGTGTTCAGTTTCTGGACAACAACATTCTCATGCCGCGAATCGTGGGCTCAAAAGTTAAGATCAATGCATTGTTCGCAATTCTGGGAGTTGTAATTGGCGGTAAGATCGCGGGTGTATCCGGAATGTTCCTCTCAATGCCTGTGATAGCCGTATTAAAAGTTATTTTCGACCGGACGGATATTTTCAAGCAATGGGGTGTACTTCTTGGAGATGAAAGACCCACACGCAGTCCCATGATGTTTCCCGCCTTTCGTAAACGCTCCGCGGTGGATACCAAACCCGGGGTGGAGAAATAA
- a CDS encoding APC family permease, protein MTEPSLKRTIKPLSAIFLVVSAIVGSGVFKKVAPMTAELHSPALVLLCWTLAGILSMMGALSTAELTSMMPGSGGEYVYFKKIYGRFFSFLYGWGNLVVMKSATIAALAYIFSDSLHSVIPAIHGLGGYSIQVVASMLIITLSFVNHRGVSFGEKLSRYFIIGIVLAILGFVVLAVTSGKGDISHFTAETPNVPTGWGLFAAMFAASLSAFWGYEGWNNIGFVGEEIKNPQRNLPLALGVGTLVVMTLYLLINTVYLYILPAIQIESLAKNQIAAVETARVLGGDQGAILLSVLIVLTTFNCTNGTILLSARIIYALASDKLFFKRAAVIHPVYNTPSFSIMIQAAWAIVLVWSGSFDTLTDLLIFASFLFYGASAFGVILFRKNKMHRPYKVPLWIPAVFSVFCLILVTVTIYNKPVQALIGLLLISSGIPLYFYFNSRLKVQ, encoded by the coding sequence ATGACTGAACCTTCTCTGAAACGTACAATTAAACCTCTTTCAGCTATCTTCCTTGTAGTCAGCGCCATAGTTGGCTCTGGCGTATTTAAAAAGGTGGCGCCCATGACCGCCGAACTCCATTCTCCTGCCTTGGTGCTGCTCTGCTGGACACTTGCCGGAATTTTAAGTATGATGGGTGCATTGAGTACCGCAGAACTTACCAGTATGATGCCCGGGTCTGGGGGAGAGTATGTCTACTTCAAGAAAATATACGGGCGTTTTTTTTCTTTTCTTTATGGCTGGGGAAATCTTGTGGTGATGAAATCTGCCACCATTGCGGCACTCGCCTACATTTTTTCGGACTCATTGCATAGTGTTATTCCGGCCATACACGGGCTAGGAGGCTATAGTATTCAGGTAGTGGCTTCAATGCTGATTATCACACTGAGCTTTGTAAACCACCGGGGGGTATCTTTTGGTGAAAAGCTCAGCAGGTATTTTATCATCGGGATCGTGCTGGCCATTCTGGGTTTTGTGGTTCTCGCCGTTACATCGGGGAAAGGAGATATCAGCCATTTTACTGCGGAAACGCCCAACGTGCCCACCGGATGGGGCCTGTTCGCGGCTATGTTTGCTGCCTCATTAAGCGCCTTCTGGGGATATGAGGGGTGGAATAATATCGGTTTTGTTGGAGAGGAGATTAAAAATCCGCAGCGTAACCTGCCCCTTGCACTGGGTGTGGGAACCCTGGTAGTGATGACCCTTTATCTGCTGATCAATACGGTTTACCTTTATATTTTACCAGCCATACAGATCGAAAGCCTGGCAAAGAACCAGATTGCGGCCGTTGAAACGGCTCGAGTGCTGGGTGGCGATCAGGGGGCGATATTGTTGTCTGTGCTGATCGTGCTGACTACTTTTAATTGTACCAATGGTACGATCCTGTTGTCGGCCAGGATCATTTACGCGCTGGCGTCGGATAAGTTATTTTTCAAGAGAGCGGCAGTGATTCATCCGGTCTACAATACTCCCTCTTTTTCGATCATGATCCAGGCTGCGTGGGCTATTGTGCTGGTGTGGTCCGGAAGTTTTGATACTCTTACGGACCTGCTCATATTTGCTTCTTTCCTCTTTTATGGCGCTTCGGCATTCGGGGTGATTTTGTTCCGGAAGAATAAAATGCACCGGCCCTATAAGGTTCCGCTTTGGATACCTGCTGTTTTTTCGGTTTTTTGTCTAATTCTGGTGACCGTTACCATCTATAACAAACCGGTGCAGGCGCTCATAGGGTTATTGCTCATCAGCTCGGGTATACCTTTGTATTTTTATTTTAACAGCCGTCTTAAGGTCCAGTAG